The window ttttcaatgtatttaggttttatcatttttatttaaattaattaaaaattcatattataAGCTTCAATTTAAGAGGTACagtgaaccttttttttttatccctttgaATTATTGTATCCATGCTAGATCAATCCTTTTCAAAGCCCTttgaattatttgaaattttatgataatacAATAGTTgaattatatatcatttttatccttattatttttaataaaatgatgaaatcatgtaatatgattatataataattttctttaaaaaactgaatgcccaatgtgaaaaaaattatatgcatatatccatgattcatttttttctatcataatattttttcttaaaattcattTCAACCAATATTAagtttcaataataatattttaatttaataaatttaatataaaatattttttgatctaataataaaaaaaatctttagcgAGCATCATCcacaaataaatatatgatttggtattgtttttgtttaaacacAACAagaacaacataaataaaaataatcatatcaattatcatAATGTCTCAATAAAATCGctgtataaaatattaatatgataaattattatttatatacaaaCAATCAGATTATTAGAATTGTACTAACCTTAGATATTATGATCATtcctaaataatatatttgaaaggAATTCAACTTTGCATACAACTTTGTATTTGCAACGACTAATGACTTTGACTTTGATGATAAATAAatctattataaaataaatcatagttgatgtattgatataacTCAAAGATTTACTATTAATaagttaattataaattcaaaaaaaattaatgataatcaAACCCCCGTTTAATGGCAAGCTTTTTAATAGTTATTGTTTATACTTATAATGTAAGCATATATTTACGTATTATTTCTATTCCATCATATATCAATCATATATCAatgtaaaatcaaaattataaactCAATCACAATTAGCtgtcctttatttatttatttattttttttgggggggggggtttaaagttagatatttttaattaaaaaaaagcaaaaaataaatgacatctaaaataaatcttttgggtagcttttcacctaaaaaacctccattaattaactataaactaaaatagAAGAGGATTTTATTGTACCACTCctcataaaatactatttattaaaatattattttttttaaaaaaattttaatcaatattttttatttaatttcaccattaaatattagattttttttatttagttatcatacttttattgCTCGGATTTTgtgtttaacaggttaacctaatttgatgggttaacctaattaactcaaatttttttaattatttttcaacatttaatattaatatgattgagaattaaacttcataatttattttgtataccTCCTCACAAAGCactatttaataaattagtgctttgctttgctttttttttttcttcttctttgattttttttcaattaatgtttttatatttaatttcatcttttaatattagattttttttctattttgttgccACACTCTCATGATAcaaatcccaggtttgacgagttaacttgatttgacgagttaactcggttgactcaaatttattttctttttcttaattatttttttccaatttcatcatttaatattaatttgattgagaattaaacttcataatttgttttgtttacttttcattagGTTATCCTGGTCTCATGACTCGGGAATAGtgcttaacgggttaacctgaattgactcgagttgttttttgtgtcttttatttaattaatttttttatgtttattattcaacattgagtcggttgagaattgaattttataatctattttgTTCTgctttttataagaatatattGATCTCACGATCAATGTCACATGTTTTAGCATTTTAACTCTAATTAAATTAGGACATGACCCGAGTCACGAGTCCTTTAacattaaacttgttttttattgggttgtccATATCTCATGACTCAGATAACaggtttggtaggttaacctaattgactcatttttttttctctttttgttaattgattttttttttcaatttcatcaattaatattgtgtttaattgGGAATTAAGctacatgatttgttttgatttgtttttcattaggtTATCCTGGTCTCATGATCCGAGAATAATGCTTAATGGTTAACTTGGATtgacttgacttattttttgtcatttttttattaagatttttataaattttatcatttaaacatTAGACCCGATAGGGACGATTGAGAAtcgagctttataatttgtttttaatttctctccgtgaggttattttaatctcaagatcaaagttgtggatttgataagttaatccaggttaaatcaaatcatttttttctataagattatctcgGTCTAataactcgggtcatgagtTCAGTGGATTGATTCagtgtaatatcccacatcggcgggTAAGGATTTGGTAGTTGGCCTTATTAGTAGTGTTGGTTGATGACTCGTCAGACACGTTTTGGGGTCATGTGTGATCACTAAGAACAAATTTGTGAGGGTGGTAAGatccaaagcggacaatatctgGCAGGTTGGGCGGGGTTGTGACATTTGATATCAGAGCCGGCCTTATTGGTTGTCTGGTTGTGCCGACGAGATCATCGAGCCTCTTAAAGGGGTGGATTGTAATATACCACATCGATGAGTGAGGATTTTGTAGCTGGTTTTATTAGTAGTGATGATTGCTGACTTATCATATGCATTTTAAGATCATGTGTGGTCACCAAGAACAAATCCGTGAGGGCGGTAAGGTTCAAAGCGGATAATATCTAGCAGATTGGGCTAGGTTGTGAGActtaggttgttttttatattttttttaactgttttctttcttaatctcatccttcaatattggactGGCTGggaattagaatttttaatttgtttttatttgcttttcatggggttatctcggtcttatgACCCAGGTTacaagtttgacatgttaactcgagttgtttttaggtcattttttagttgaatttttttcatccttaaatatgtgttgattgaaaattaggtttcataatgTAGTTTATTTTGCTTTCTAAAGAGCTATCATAGTCTCATCATCCGGGTCACGAATTTAACACAGTAACCCGAATAACCCAGgtcaatccaatatattgttattttaatattaaaaaaatattatcttaaaaatttgtttaataaaatattgttcttACAGGTTGTATGTGttgttttttaacttataaagttaatcaggttatatcgaGTAAACTCTTacacgatttaattttttttttcattagaaataaaatattagcaatatttgaacaacttttttaagttcatgaaaaaatttaCTTGACTCACAGCAAAGCACGAttcaatcatttaatttgttaccaaaatttttatatttacatatattttataactttGAACCCTTAATAATTGTACggatatttaagaaaaaaatttccaatatctttttttttttttacgattgACTTTCCATTTTACCGAACTTCGCATTCCATTGAATTGACCGCGTTTGGTAAATCGTTGTGTGGCCATTATCGCATTTCACCCTTTTTTGTGGTCATTGTTCAAAACGGCAAACCTTAGTATCGTCTTACTTCCCTCTACCGAAAGACGGGGTCAATCCGTCATCAATTTCAACGGTCAGCGTTTGGTAATTTTCATACGAGGGTGTTTATATTTCatgtttaaaaagtttttttgaaatatttttttttgaaattaaattttttataatttaaaattattttaatatattaatattttaatatatttttaattaaaaaaatatttttaaaaaacaactatttaaaTACTACCTACCTATATACAGCAGCACCTCAGCACcatttcctagtttttttttttaaaaaaataaattatttgccGTTCTTCATTTTCCCGATAAAACccagaagaaaagagaaagaagcttCTATCTATATTCATCGTCCGAAAGGAAGAAGAGTCATCTCAACACACATGACTTCAGGTAATCTAATTCtgctcttaattttaattttccctgtccaatttcattatttgacCTTCCATCATTTGTTCTATAGTAatggaaattataaaattttgaacttTGGGTGGATTTTGGCTGTTTCAGGTCCCAGATTATGggaaatttataattcaagCGTTATATTAagcttttcttaattaattaattaactaaatttttatgatCAGCTAAATAGAGCAAAAGAAGAAATTCTACTAACATTCGATTgcattttttaagaatttgaataaaatgtGCTTTGGGATTTGGCAGATTTTGCACTACAAGTTCCTGATGAGCTGGAGACAGCTCTGCAGTTGAAGACGGTGCAGTACTTGGTTGCACAGAGACCATGGCTTGGTAATGCCCAGTTCCCTTctctaatgtttttaattgttttgtgtGAATTCTTTTGAAGGTTTGTGTTGCAGATCTTTATGGAGTTAATGTTCGACCTGTTGCACCATATGGAAGTGCTAGTAGAATGGTAAATGTTGATCCAGCGTTGATACACCGTTGCTTGCCTGACGAGCTGCTCTTTGAGGTATTGCACACCAAGatcaaacaaattattatgTTTGACAAGTTTTCTTTTGGTTTATTTGCTTGATTGACATGTGTGTATGTTCAGTGTGTTTTTTCATGAATAGTATTGGATAGGGTACTTGGTAGAATTTGATAATCTTCTATGGCTCACAACATTTAGAATTGATGATTAACTTCTTATTGAAAATGAAACATGATGCAGGAAATATTACTTGGTAGAATACCATTTCTTTCACTGCCCTGGCTAATGCCAATATCAAGAACTTGTGTTTGCATGCATTGTAAAAAAGGGGATTTTGTAACTGAGccaattttttattcttgtgcAGGTATTTTCACGTATGGCTCCATATGATTTGGGAAGGGCAGCATGTGTTTGTCGAAAATGGAGATACACTCTTCGTAACCCTGTATTTTGGCGCAATGCTTGCTTAAAGGCATGGCAGGTAGTTAGATATTCATAATATTTCCTGTGATCTCGTGTGTTATTGTGTCCAAGCTTAAATGTGTACTTCTCCTTCATCCTGATTTAGCTGTCTGGAATGGttgagaattataaaattttgcaATCAAAGTATGAGAGCTCGTGGAGGAAAATGTGGCTTTCGAGGCCAAGGATCCGTACTGATGGTAAGAGGAGTTTATTGTTAACTTTCTTGTTCTAAGTTTTAGAATAATATGCATCTTATTTTAGTTTCTGCAAAATTAGGAAGTTCATTAGTGGTATAATCTACTATATACTATAGTCAGTGATCTTATTtggaaaaggagaaagaaagatggatttGGAGTATGATAAGATGTTTTGAGTAAAATGTTTTTGCTGTTTTAGGAAACTTATCCAAACTTCtgctttttttctcaacttttcTCAACTATTTTTCTTTACCCTAGGAGCTTGCAAAAATAACCCtcaaatgtatttttcttttacatgtCAGGTCTCTACGTCAGTAGGAACACCTATATTCGTGCTGGTGTGCGAGAGTGGACCGTCACCAATCCAGTTCACTTGGTATGCTGGTGCTTGTTTGGATAATACACTTCTAGTCTATTTGTGATCAGTGAATGAATACAGTTCCAACTCATGAACTCAGTTGCATGTATAATCACATGAAAAGATTTAACTGAGAGGAATATTTCAGAAAGGGAAATAAAAGATGCTTCtgtacatatttttttcttctcttaatcactgttgttttaattttttcctttcctaTTGTAGGTTTGCTATTACCGTTACATGAGATTTTTTCCTTCTGGCAGGTTCCTTTACAAAGTAACAATCTTGCAATTAATTTAAGTGCATTTATTTCAGTGCATATATCAAATGGGATTATTGCTTTTCTATCTTTGATGATAACCATTTTGTCTTGTTGTTTTTCATTGTCTAGACTTCTGGTCAAGCAGTAAAAGATGTTGTGAAATGCATGAATTTTCGTGCTTCTAAAACTGATGTTTTTATTGGCCGTCACACTTTGACAAATGATGAGGTATGGTCCTCTATGAGATTGCAAACAATTTTGCTTGTCATATTCTTTTACtgtatttagtttttcattaatctctGATTTTAGATATACAATTTGCAATGCTATCCCGTCTCATAAAGAACCTGGTTTATTGCAGGTTGAAGCCGCTTTCATGTACCCTGGCTTGCGTCCCACCATGTGGAGAGCCTGCTTGAGGTATTGGACATTCTAGCCTTAATATGTTGCACATTTGAAGTTTGTGCTGATTTAATGAATGGAAAAGATAAGTAGATGTATTTGCGGGTGTTGATCTGGCTTATAAGTGAcacatattttttgttattattatatatctttttttttatttgattcttttaaCTTAGACTTTAAGGATGCTTACAAATGGAGCGGTGATGTGGGacaaataacttaaatttcatGTCATGCTATTATGAAAAATGGAAATTTATAAATAGATCTGGCAAGTATGGACCAcaacaaacctttttttttttttttttttgggggtggGGGGGTTCTATTGTGAGCCATTCTATTAATTACTTCGTTGCAGGTTGAGAGGAACAACATTAGGTGCTAACAATAGGATGGATATACTCTCACTTTCTACGAGTAAAGTCAACAGTGATGGTGTAATTGAACCTGAGGAGGACATTCTTGGACGAGTTGAGTGGCAGGAGGATGATATTTCACGGGTATCTCACAATAGGGGTCTTGCTCCTTTCACATTTGTTCCATTTGAAGAGGTATGCATTGTGTTCAATATGTTGCTGTTAGCCTAATGTATTTTAGCATTAAAAGCTCAAGTAGCCAAGTTCTGTCCTAGTTTTTATGTtggactgtttttttttttttttttatcacatttgACCTTTTCTGCTGTATAGGTGGAAACATCAGTCTTGAACCTGCCTGTGGAAAAGATGGATTATTATGTACCTGGGTAGCACCTGGATCTTTTATCATTTGTAAATATGTAAAGATGCCGAAAAGATATGTTTGTACCATACGGTGTTTTTTGCCTTCTGTGTCCATTTGATGCACTGAAATTGTATTTATCAGCTGAAATGCTGTGCCGTGTACCAAATGTTGTAATCTGTTTTGATAATGGACACAGAATTAGAAGCAGCGCACAGACGTTtgactgttaatttttttttcagtttctttaGAAATGGTGAAAAATGTTAGAAATGGGATGTGAACGTGTCAGGAAAAACAAGTGGGTTGCGGTCAAATCTTTTTCAGGAAAGTTTTCTAAGATTCATGAACTAGTAATTATTACTGAGCCAGGAGCCCAAATGGTATGCAGGATATTTTATCTTTGATCAACGatggaccttttttttttttttttgaagtagaTGACTCTTGTTCTGAAGTAGCTGCTCGTTACATTCTTGGCATGCATTTCCCACGCCATTGGTTAGATCAATGCGTGCACAAACTATATCCTACAAAATAGATTCAGTGTGTTCCAGTACTTTTGCCGTTCATTTATGTGATTTGGTTGGTTATGTTGCTCGATCAAAATTCTATAGCATTTTCAGCATGCGGTGCGAGTCGCATACTGAATGTGCATGTCGTTCTTTTAGTTGAATTTGCGGATTTTATAGGTCACTCCGCTGCCAAAGCATGTACATTCTTGATCATGCTGTCTGCTGGGATTGGACCGAAGGGCTAATTGATGCTGTGCTGTCGAGTATTTTGAACAGACGGTGAATGGCATGAGAATTTGGGAAACAATGGAGTTTCGTATTTCCCGATCGTTTCTTTACACTGAAATTGTCTGATATTTGGCAGTTGCCTTGAACGAGCACCAACGATGATCACAAGTTGCAAATCAGGGACAACTTTTGATAGTGCGAATTACAGTAGAGAACACGAGGAATGCTGTGAGAATAATTAAATGCCCAGAAGCAAAAACGAAGAAGTGATCCTTATTATGCTGATGGGAGATTCCTGAACATAAAACCGAACACCTTATGAAAGCAGTTTACTTAGGATATCGCTAGCTGGGGTACATAAACAGTTCGAGAAATGCAGGCAAACGGCTGCAAGCTACATGCTGGATTTGAGTTCTTCAGACACAAGTGGATTCCATGATGGGTTCCGTGGAAGAAAAGTGTCCTGCCAAGGCAAGGGGCAAGAAACAAAGCCTCGTAAGTCGGATGCTTCCACAAAACAGTAACGGGGCTTTGCTTGTGGTTCTAATAAAAATTGTAGCTAATCAGACCAGTAGGATGCGAATCAGTAGTCAAGAAATAGGTTTACAGTTGAATCGTAGTCGAAATGGATTGAATTGCAGAAATTCTCATGCCTTAAATTCAGAGGATACAAAGCAGTTAATGTCAATTTAATTACTCGTATTTTCCTGCATTTgtcaatgaaaaacacaaaGGCGACCGGAGgcatatagaaaaatattacaaaaatgatAAATCCATATGCTAAAGATTAATAAACCCACCAAACATACAGATCATACCACAATAACAAGACCCGAAAGGCAAAAGGGCCAAAAAAAAGTATCAAAGACtgcaggaaaaagaagaaggaaaacccAGAAAGAGAAACTAATAGGATAATTGAACTTACAGAGACATAAGAGCAAGTGGGGATGATAGACATGGATTGGGACTTGGCGTGATCGAAGGCTGCAACACAGAGGTGAGAAGCCATGCCTAATCCCCTTTTGGAACGTGGCACATAGGTGTGCAATATGTCCATCACTTTCCCATCATTTACGAGGACATATTCTATGTATGCCTCCTTGTCTTCGGTTTCAAACCTGCGCTGCTTCTCGTTCCACACAATTCTGGGTCCTTCAGTCGCCGATGCTGCTGTTGCCGATGCTGTTGTTGCCGATGCCGCTGCCATCTCTTCTCTAGTGTCTGATTTCGTGTGTTATGTCCTTTTTATGTGCCTGTGTTTTTGGCGGTTCTGGTCAAGTCGTCTGTGCGGTTCATTGATTCTGGATGGCAAGACTCGGTTGTGAAGATAATTTATTAGCCAGTCAATTGGAGCCGTCCATCATCATCTGGTAAACTATAAGGCTTTAATAAAACAGATCAATCCTTACAGGTAGCCAAATTGCATACATATAATTCGCATTTTAAAATGCTGGAACTCTCCATCTGGTCAAGTCTAAACCCCCCACGATATGGAGTTCATTAcgaaacaaatacaaatataagGTTCAGATGAACTAATGACATTGGCCAGACATTTCTACATTTTTTCCCCTCGTTTGACGGGCAGAAATGGTCTGTGGTTCATGGCCATTGGATTATAATTAGTATCATTGCCAAGACATCTCAGCTAGCTGTTTATGATTTTGaaggggtaaaattaaaaaaaaatagttgttcctagttttattttattgtgactaaaaatttaaactgattttttaaaagttagggttggtagtattaaaaataaaataaaaatcatcttaaaacatcatacataaaataaattgtttcttgtttgtttttaatgataaaaaatatcttatatgcTTATATGTTAAAGGTTTTGCATAAACTAATAcatgtatatttgtttttaagtataaaaaactataatgaactaagaaaatgatttaGAACCAGACCATAAAACGATccacacttttaaaatatgagCGTCGAACCCAAATAGATGGTGGATGATAAATTGAGCTATGATCCATTTATATTCTAAAATGAACCCAAAAACCATCACTCACACTTAAAAGTATTTGTAAGGACTGGAGGTTTACCTGGTTGTTAgcttcaggacccgtgggaattagtcgaggtgcgcgcaagttggcccggacaccctatataaattaaaaagaaaaggtgtttGTGAGGTCACATGGGTCCAACCTAAGCCTACACATAACAATAGGGAGAGGCACATCGGAAGAAGACTAATCACTTGTATTTTCAAAACAGACTTTTGGTCTTCATatgaaaaccataaaattttaacttcttTAGGACAAGATCCTTACAAAGAATGTGTCATCCATGAgttgattttgataaaaataaaaaaaattattagcattttcataaaaaaaaaaacaataaggttTTGACTTCTCAAAGACAACATTCTTATAAGGAATGTACTAttattgagttgatttttttggtaaaaaaatattatttatgttttaaaaaaaacaacaagattttgatttcttgaGGATGGAATCCTTATGAGGAATGTACCATCTTAAATCAtgtatttgataaaaacaaaactacttTTTTAAACAACAAAGTTCCAACTTCTTAAGGATGAGATCCTTATAAGGAATGTACCATTCTCGGGTCTTTTCTTTGATaagaaaaactttttatttatatttttttaagacaatAAAGTTTTGACTTTTTAAGGACGTGATCCTTGTGAGGAATGTACCATTCTCAGGTCGAttctttgataaaaacaaaacaatgcataatgaaaaaaatatcaaaaattattattcaacatGAATTTCACAACATTCTCGCATAGAAAATCAACTATATACAagcaaacacaaacaaacaaaaaacatacaggaaaatatatcatccacGTATTAAAAACACAATACATGTCAAGTATACATCCACACATCAAGACTACAATGCAAAGTAAATATACATCATCCATAATTATACATTACAGAATACCCAAAATAAGCAGATCAACACATTGGAGATTTGAGATTGACCTTAAGAAAGAGTTGGGATCAGATATGAATGGAAATGGGCATTGGTTATGCATGCACCTCATATGTGGAAGCTAGACAGATGTTGGGTAGTGGATGACGTATTTGTCTTATATGTGGTGTTTGAACCTACAAAACCAACAACAAACTACTAGTTCTTGGGTATAAAATTGATGTGAATATTGCTAGATTGTTTTGAGTATGGGTTTGGGCATATCTAATGGCAACATTTATAGTGGTTGTAGACAGTTTCAGGTCTGATTAAAAACTGTTTAAAAAGATAAGGTTATGATGAATTTATTGGAGATAGAGGCGAGTATAAGAGTTATGATATTGTTCTATTTAGTGGTGGTGATGGAAGATCTATAGTGAGAATGAGTAAGTCTATATGATATTGACCATATAGGGAACTGATGAGCTATGTTATTGTGATTTCTAGGTTTATGGAGTTGTTGTTGTGGAGATGAGTTTGTAGGGGTGATGTCTTGAGGGATATGAGGATGTTGTTAAAGGTGGTTTTGTAGCTGCAACTGAGAGAGGGGGGATAAGATGAAAGGGTGGCTATTTTAGGTTTAAGAAGGAGGTTGttggttattgatattttaaaggctaggattttatctttttgttaggTTGTTAGGTTTCTTTTTGTCTTGATatgttttttggtgttttgttttttattttcttactttgTCAGATTTCTCTCCATGTTTGCTTGTGTATATCTCTCAtgcctccttttttttatgagcTAACACAATTCTATTTATAGTGTTAAATCTTATTAGGAAAAGAACATATCAATTAatatgaggatttttttttcattaataaaaatcttaaaattatggtattttttatttcttttaaatgtacATGATCGATTCTTTCCAAATaactaccattttttttttctttatgacaatcttggttttttttgctagaaaaacaatcaaaatctcCATTTATTAGAATAAGCTAAATTTCTTCATTTCCATCTTAATCATAATCTAATGTTTTTAATGAACTCATAATCTCTTCATTTCCTTCTTAATCAC is drawn from Populus nigra chromosome 5, ddPopNigr1.1, whole genome shotgun sequence and contains these coding sequences:
- the LOC133695453 gene encoding F-box protein 7-like; this translates as MTSDFALQVPDELETALQLKTVQYLVAQRPWLDLYGVNVRPVAPYGSASRMVNVDPALIHRCLPDELLFEVFSRMAPYDLGRAACVCRKWRYTLRNPVFWRNACLKAWQLSGMVENYKILQSKYESSWRKMWLSRPRIRTDGLYVSRNTYIRAGVREWTVTNPVHLVCYYRYMRFFPSGRFLYKTSGQAVKDVVKCMNFRASKTDVFIGRHTLTNDEVEAAFMYPGLRPTMWRACLRLRGTTLGANNRMDILSLSTSKVNSDGVIEPEEDILGRVEWQEDDISRVSHNRGLAPFTFVPFEEVETSVLNLPVEKMDYYVPG
- the LOC133695454 gene encoding acetyltransferase At1g77540-like, which codes for MAAASATTASATAASATEGPRIVWNEKQRRFETEDKEAYIEYVLVNDGKVMDILHTYVPRSKRGLGMASHLCVAAFDHAKSQSMSIIPTCSYVSDTFLPRNPSWNPLVSEELKSSM